CTATGGCTTACAATGCCAATGTCAATGTAAGTGGCGGTACCAAGTTTGTAAGATACTTCGCTTCTGCCGACTATGTGCATGAGGGTGACCTCTTCCGTGTGTATGACAACGGACGAAACTACAAGTCTGGATATGGCTATGATCGTATCAACGTGCGAAGCAACTTGGACTTCACCATCACTCCTACTACGACCTTGAAGGTGAACCTCGCAGGTTCCAATGGTGTGAAGAAGGCTCCTATGCTCAACGATATCAATAGTAATGATGCTTGGCAGATGGGTCAGCAGTGGTCAGGTGCTTACAACATCGCTCCAGATGTATTTCTTCCAAAGTACTCAGATGGAACTTGGGGTTATTACGATGCTGTTTCCAACACCACCAACTCGGCGATGATACTTTCTACAGGTGGTGCTTCTAAGACCACTACCACTCGTATCAACACCGACTTCACCTTGGAACAGAAACTCGACTTCATCACCAAGGGCTTGAATTTCCGTGCTACGGTATCTTGGGACAATAACTTCATCGAGGTAAAGCGTGGTATCAATGATGCCAACAATAATCCTGTTCAGAAATGGATCGATCCTGATACAGGTGTTGTTAGTTATAGATATAAGAATGAGACGAACAACAAGTTTGATTATCAGCAACCTCTGGGTTGGACAACAATGGCAGGTGAGGTCAACAACTCTGCTACCGTTCGCAACCTCTACTATCAGGCACAGCTCAACTGGGCACGCAAGTTTGGCAAGCACGACGTTTCTGCCATGGGCTTGTTCTCACGCCAGGAAGATGCTAGAGGTAGTGTCATTCCTACCTATCGTGAAGACTGGGCTTTCCGTGCTACCTATAACTATGATGGTCGCTATTTCATCGAGTACAATGGTGCTTACAACGGATCAGAGAAGTTTAGCAAGGATAATCGCTTCGCTTTCTTCAATTCAGGTGCTATTGGTTGGACTGTTACTGAGGAGAAATTCATGAAGAATCTTCGTGACAAGCACATCATTGATATGTTGAAGTTCCGTGCATCATACGGTGAGATTGGTGATGACAACTTGGGTGATCCATTCCTCGATAGCAACCGTTGGTTGTATATGAGCCAGTGGGCATACGGTGGCAACACCATCATGGATGAAAAGTACAACAAGAGTATCTATACTTGGTATCGTGAGGCTTCCATCGGCAATGAAAACGTGAAGTGGGAGACAGTTAAGAAGTTGAACATTGGTGCTGACTACGGTTTTTTGGGTGGTTTGATTACAGGTTCCTTCGATGTCTTCCGTGATGTTCGTGACAACATCTTGGTACGTGGTAACGAGCGTTCCGTTCCTTCTTATCTCGGTGGTTCTGCGCCAACAGCCAACTTGGGTAAAGTTCGTACCACAGGTTATGAGTGGGAAGTAAAGCTCAACAAGACCTTTGCTAATGGTCTTCGTCTTTGGGGTAACTTCAATATGACCCATGCCAAGAACAAGGTGCTCATCAAGGATGACCCAGGTATGGCACCATCCAACTTGAGACAAGCAGGCTATGCCATCAACCAGACCAAGGCTTGGTTGAGCAATGGTTACTTAAACAACATCGATGACTTGTATGGCTCTCCTGCCCATGATGTGAATGAGAACTACCGTTTGGTAGGTGACTATTACATCATCGACTACAATGGTGATGGTGTGGTTGATTCCAACGATAAGGCTCCATACGGCTATAGCAACAGTCCTCAGAATACTTACAATGCCACCATCGGTTTCGAGTGGAAAGGTTTCTCAGCGTTTGCTCAGTTCTATGGTGTCACCAATGTAACTCGTGAGGTAAGTCTTACCAGCTTTGGCAGCAAGTTGAATACCGTCTTTGATCAAGGCTCTTGGTGGGATAAGGACAATACCAATGCTGATGTCCGCGTTCCTCGTTGGGGTGCTACGAGTTCAGATTACAGCAATGGTACCCAGTTCCTTTATGATGGTTCTTATATCCGTCTGAAGAATGTGGAAATTGCCTATACTTGGACAAAGGGATGGATCAAGCACTTGGGAATCAACTACCTGAAGGTCTATCTCAATGGTAATAACCTTTGGCTCTGGACACGTATGCCAGACGACCGTGAGTCAAACCTCTCTACATGGGGCTCACTTGGAGCTTATCCTACTGTAAGACGTTTCAACTTAGGTGTCAAGTTTACATTGTAATTTTTAAAGAGAATACAAATGAACAAGAATATTAAAAACATACTATATACAGGTTGTCTAGCCCTGACGCTCACCACATCGTTGAGTTCCTGCGAGGATTACTTGGATAAGTCGCCAGAGGCAACGGTGTCTTCTGAGGATGCTTTCAAGACCTTCAAGAATTTCCAAGGATTCATCGAGGAAATCTACAACTGTGTACCTGACAAGGTGAAGTGTAACTATTGCCCTTCTTGGAATTGGGGTGACGATGAAGTTTTTAACTCGAAGGCTGATGGCGAGATGACTCATCAGATGGACTTGGGAAACTTCCGTAACATCTATGAGAATGGGTATGGATCTTGGTTCTATCGTTCAGATAGCAATCCTACATCCATTAATGCCAAGTCTCACTCTATCTATCCTCATGCTTGGTATTGCATCCGTAAGTGCAACTTAGGTCTTGCTAATCTCGACAAGTTGACAACTGCTACCCAAGAGGAGAAAAACTTGATTGCTGGTCAGCTTTATTTCTTCCGTGCATGGTGGCATTTCGAGATGATGCAGCAGTTGGGTGGTCTTCCATACATCGATCAAGTGCTGGATGCTAGTAGTAAATTGACTTTGCCTCGTCTCTCTTATCAAGAATGTGCAGCCAAGGCTGGAGAGGACTTCCGCAAGGCTGCCGACCTGTTGCCTATCGATTGGGATAAGACCACAGCTGGTAAGCAGACCTCTGGTCATAACCAACTTCGCATCAACAAGATCATGGCATTGGGCTATCTTGGCAAGAACTATCTCTGGGCAGCCAGTCCTTTGATGAAGAATGGTGCAAAACTCGGAGCTGTTAAGAGTGAAATCACATACGACTATGATGCAGAGTATAGCAAGAAGGCAGCTGAGGCTCTCGGTGAGTTGCTCAACTTGGTAGAAGGTGGTCAGACGCAATATGCTTTGGCTTCCTATAATTATGACGATATTTATAATCACGTCATCTCTTCCAGCGAGTCTTCTAGCTTCGATGACATCTTCTACACCGTCAATCAGAACTACCAGATGCCTGGTTCTACAGAAGCTATCTTCCGTGGTCCATGTGATGAGAATAGATGGGCTTCACCATGGAACCATGGTAAGTTGTTTGGTCCTAAGATGAATGGCATCGTTCCTCATGACAATGTCATCCACCAGCCTACAGCCAACTTGGTAGAGGCTTATGGTATGGCGAATGGCGAGCCTGCTTTCTTGATAGAGAATGGCGAGTTGGTGCCTAATCTTGCAGGCGGTTTCGACCCAGAGCATCCTTGGAAGAACCGTGATCCTCGTTTCTATCACGACATCGTATATGATGGATGTAAGTTTATCAATGATGTTGGTAGCGCAGCAGGTGTATTGAAAAATTATATCTATTGTAACCTTTCTTCATCAGAATCTACCACCTCAGATGGGATGCAGACAATGCGTAGTGTAGAGAATGGTAGCCAAACGGGGTACTTCATTCAGAAATTGGTTCCTCATACTGCAAATTCTGTTGATCAATATTACGACAAGGCTTTTAATGCCTATTTGCCTTACATGCGTCTTGCCGATATCTACTTGATGTATGCTGAGGCTTGTGCCGCCACCTCTGGTGCGCAAGGTAAGTCATCCAACTTTAGCAAGACGGCTGAAGCTGCCATCAATACCATTCGTGACCGTTGTGGCGCAGGACATGTAGCAGCTGAATATGTAGCCAATGCTCACAAGTTCATGGACGAAGTTCGTCGTGAGCGTGAGGTGGAGTTGGCTTTTGAGGGAATGCGTTTCAATGACTTGCAGCGTTGGTTGCTCTTGACGGAGGCTCCTTACAATACCAAGTACGAACAGGTGTTTGAGCGTGTCAACAGCGACCCTAAACATCCTGAGAATGGACAAGTATCTGGCTATGGCAAGAAAGTTATCATTAAACGTGACTTCACCGCCAAGCACTATTGGTTCCCATTCCCAACCGATCAGACTCAACTCTATGCAGAGTTCCCACAGAATCCTGGTTGGTAAGCAAAACTATAATATATCAAATTAATAGATGATCGTATGAATTCAACATTCAAATCATATAATTACAAGTTGTTTGTCGCAGGTCTTGTGGCTTTGGCTCCATTGAGTGCCGATGCCAAGACGGCGCCAGCAGACGAAACCGACTCGCTGAACGCTGACAAGGAGATGGTTCAAGTGGCTTACCGCCAGGTGGCTAAGGATGAACTCCTCGGTGGTGTCTCTGTGGTCGATGTAGAGGACTTGATGAAGAAAGACTACCATACCTATAGCCTTGACAACATGCAAGCGTTGGTAGGTGGTTGGAATGGCAACTCACTCTGGGCACAGGATGCCAACAACGCAGGCTACTTAGTCTTGGTGGATGGCGTGCCACGTGAGGCAACCAATGTACTTCCTTCAGAGATTTCTCAGATTACTTTCCTCAAGGGTGCTCAGGCTGTGGTACTCTATGGTAGCAAGGCTGCCAAGGGTGCTATCCTCATCACCACCAAGCGAGGTAAGGTGGATGGCATCAAGGTAGATGTCACTGCCAATACAGGCTGGTATGTAGCCAAGTCTTATCCTGAGTATCTTAGCTCAGCTGAGTACATGACCTTATATAATAAGGGACGTGCCAGCGATGGCTTGTCTCCTCTCTATAAGGACGAGATTTATGACTTCGGTGCTGGCGATAATCCTTACCGTTATCCTAATGTGGATTACTACTCTTCTGATTACATCAGAAAGGCATACAACCGCTCTGAGGCTACTGCTGAGATTGAGGGTGGTGGCAAGCGTGCTCACTTCTACAGCAACATCAACTTCTATCGAGTAGGTGATGTCTTCAAGTTTGGTGAGGCTAAACACAACCATACCAACCGTTTCAATGTACGTGGTAACGTAGATGTCAACATCAGCGATGATATCAAGGCTTATGTCAATGCCAATGCTACATTCTATGATGCAAGCTCTGCCAAGGGTAACTATTGGTCAACTGCCGCTTCTATGCGTCCAAACTATCCACAGAATGCAGCTCCATTGATACCAATTGATTATATCTCTCCATCGGCAACCAATGCCTGGGCTTTGATCAACAATGCCAACTTGATAGATGGTAAGTACTTCTTGGCAGGTAGCCAGGAGAACTCTACCCATATCTTTGGTGACATCTATTCAGCTGGTAAGACTAAATATACAAGCCGCCAGTTCCAGTTCGACACAGGTATCAAGATCAACTTAGCGAAGTTACTCAAGGGCTTGTCCTTCGAGACAAAGTTTGCAGTCGATTACGCCACCTCTTATAATACCTCTTTCGACAATAATTATGCGGTGTATATCCCAACTTGGGCAAACATCAATGGTAAGGATGAAATCGTAAGCTTGAAGAAGGAAGGCGATGACAAGCATCCTGGTGTACAGAACATCAGTAATAGTGTGGATAACCAGACGATGCTCTTCTCTGCGCAGTTCAACTATCAGAATACATTCAGCAAGGTGCATAACCTTTCTGCCATGTTGATTGCCTCTGGTTTCCAGCAGACCAAGTCGGCTGTTTATCACAAGAACTCAAGTGCCAACCTAGCTTTGGATGCGTCTTACAACTACGCCCAGAAGTACTATCTCGACTTCGGTATGGCAGCCATCCATTCAGCACAGTTGGCTCCAGGACATCGCGAGGCTCTTTCACCTTCCTTGACATTGGGTTGGAGATTGAAGAATGAGAATTTCTTGAAGGACAGCAAGGTGGTGGATGATATGATGATCAGTGCATCCTACAGCGACATCAAGCAAGATATAGACTTTGCTGTTAATGACCAGCGTTATTATCTCTATATGCCAGCTTGGAGCCAGACTTACGGATATGCTTGGGCTGATGGTGGTACCAACCAATATGCCTATTCTACCAAAGGTGGAAATAATGACTTGGGATTTATCAGCCGTAAGGAGTTCTCAGTCAACTTCCGTACATCTTTGTGGCAGAAATTGCTGACCTTGGATGCCAACTTCTTCGTAACGACAACCGATGGCTTGTTGGTTTCCAATCCAACTTAC
This is a stretch of genomic DNA from Segatella hominis. It encodes these proteins:
- a CDS encoding SusC/RagA family TonB-linked outer membrane protein — protein: MKRTAALCLVGAFCSLNAQAQKILVKGNLVDGTGEPLIGATVKVKGNPSVGAITDLDGNFSISVPSENSTLVFTYVGMKTKEVKVGTKREIKLTLEDDNAIGEVVVVGYGQQKKASVVGSITQTTGEVLERAAGVSDIGAALTGNLPGVTTMQGNGMPGEEEPQIIIRGSSSWNNSDPLVLVDGIERPMSSVDISSVQSISVLKDASATAVYGVKGANGVILITTKRGQEGKAKIDVGFNTTLKSPSKLPNKYDSYDALMLRNRAIEHELGVKPDSWANIRSQEFINNYRNQTTQEQRERYPNVDWQDALFKDAAMAYNANVNVSGGTKFVRYFASADYVHEGDLFRVYDNGRNYKSGYGYDRINVRSNLDFTITPTTTLKVNLAGSNGVKKAPMLNDINSNDAWQMGQQWSGAYNIAPDVFLPKYSDGTWGYYDAVSNTTNSAMILSTGGASKTTTTRINTDFTLEQKLDFITKGLNFRATVSWDNNFIEVKRGINDANNNPVQKWIDPDTGVVSYRYKNETNNKFDYQQPLGWTTMAGEVNNSATVRNLYYQAQLNWARKFGKHDVSAMGLFSRQEDARGSVIPTYREDWAFRATYNYDGRYFIEYNGAYNGSEKFSKDNRFAFFNSGAIGWTVTEEKFMKNLRDKHIIDMLKFRASYGEIGDDNLGDPFLDSNRWLYMSQWAYGGNTIMDEKYNKSIYTWYREASIGNENVKWETVKKLNIGADYGFLGGLITGSFDVFRDVRDNILVRGNERSVPSYLGGSAPTANLGKVRTTGYEWEVKLNKTFANGLRLWGNFNMTHAKNKVLIKDDPGMAPSNLRQAGYAINQTKAWLSNGYLNNIDDLYGSPAHDVNENYRLVGDYYIIDYNGDGVVDSNDKAPYGYSNSPQNTYNATIGFEWKGFSAFAQFYGVTNVTREVSLTSFGSKLNTVFDQGSWWDKDNTNADVRVPRWGATSSDYSNGTQFLYDGSYIRLKNVEIAYTWTKGWIKHLGINYLKVYLNGNNLWLWTRMPDDRESNLSTWGSLGAYPTVRRFNLGVKFTL
- a CDS encoding RagB/SusD family nutrient uptake outer membrane protein, translated to MNKNIKNILYTGCLALTLTTSLSSCEDYLDKSPEATVSSEDAFKTFKNFQGFIEEIYNCVPDKVKCNYCPSWNWGDDEVFNSKADGEMTHQMDLGNFRNIYENGYGSWFYRSDSNPTSINAKSHSIYPHAWYCIRKCNLGLANLDKLTTATQEEKNLIAGQLYFFRAWWHFEMMQQLGGLPYIDQVLDASSKLTLPRLSYQECAAKAGEDFRKAADLLPIDWDKTTAGKQTSGHNQLRINKIMALGYLGKNYLWAASPLMKNGAKLGAVKSEITYDYDAEYSKKAAEALGELLNLVEGGQTQYALASYNYDDIYNHVISSSESSSFDDIFYTVNQNYQMPGSTEAIFRGPCDENRWASPWNHGKLFGPKMNGIVPHDNVIHQPTANLVEAYGMANGEPAFLIENGELVPNLAGGFDPEHPWKNRDPRFYHDIVYDGCKFINDVGSAAGVLKNYIYCNLSSSESTTSDGMQTMRSVENGSQTGYFIQKLVPHTANSVDQYYDKAFNAYLPYMRLADIYLMYAEACAATSGAQGKSSNFSKTAEAAINTIRDRCGAGHVAAEYVANAHKFMDEVRREREVELAFEGMRFNDLQRWLLLTEAPYNTKYEQVFERVNSDPKHPENGQVSGYGKKVIIKRDFTAKHYWFPFPTDQTQLYAEFPQNPGW
- a CDS encoding SusC/RagA family TonB-linked outer membrane protein, producing MNSTFKSYNYKLFVAGLVALAPLSADAKTAPADETDSLNADKEMVQVAYRQVAKDELLGGVSVVDVEDLMKKDYHTYSLDNMQALVGGWNGNSLWAQDANNAGYLVLVDGVPREATNVLPSEISQITFLKGAQAVVLYGSKAAKGAILITTKRGKVDGIKVDVTANTGWYVAKSYPEYLSSAEYMTLYNKGRASDGLSPLYKDEIYDFGAGDNPYRYPNVDYYSSDYIRKAYNRSEATAEIEGGGKRAHFYSNINFYRVGDVFKFGEAKHNHTNRFNVRGNVDVNISDDIKAYVNANATFYDASSAKGNYWSTAASMRPNYPQNAAPLIPIDYISPSATNAWALINNANLIDGKYFLAGSQENSTHIFGDIYSAGKTKYTSRQFQFDTGIKINLAKLLKGLSFETKFAVDYATSYNTSFDNNYAVYIPTWANINGKDEIVSLKKEGDDKHPGVQNISNSVDNQTMLFSAQFNYQNTFSKVHNLSAMLIASGFQQTKSAVYHKNSSANLALDASYNYAQKYYLDFGMAAIHSAQLAPGHREALSPSLTLGWRLKNENFLKDSKVVDDMMISASYSDIKQDIDFAVNDQRYYLYMPAWSQTYGYAWADGGTNQYAYSTKGGNNDLGFISRKEFSVNFRTSLWQKLLTLDANFFVTTTDGLLVSNPTYYPSYLSNGYPTGGFIPVVNFNADRRTGFDFALTANKKFGEVDLALGVTGTYYTTKATKRDEVNLYDYQNRQGKVLDGIWGFKTAGIFQSKEEIAEWADQSKLGNEVKPGDLKYIDQNGDNVIDSNDMVYLGKGGWYGSPFTMGINFTAKWKGFTFFALGTANFGAYASKLSLGDYFKTEGDVKYSEIARDAWTPENATTALYPRLASKSTNNYQTSDFWLYKTDAFRLAKVQVTYDLPSRLFQKTWVKSLSAFVSGSNLLTISGNRKWLEMSVGQAPQTRYYNIGVKASF